A window of Aequoribacter fuscus genomic DNA:
TCAATCACGGTGTGAGTACCGTCGTTATGGGCAGCTGTGGCGTAGGCTTCGCGCCGGTTCGACCAAGCGATCATGAGAAGCTGATTCGTTTGATGGAAGGCGTGGAGGATATCCCGGGATCGGCTCTTGCCGAGGGCCTAACATGGGACTGGGAAACACTGCCCGAGTACATGGATTCGATTGCCGCAAAGCCCCACACCATTGACGTTGCAGTTCAGGTAACACACGACCCTCTGCGCGTTTATGTTATGGGTGACCGTGCGGTATCGGATCAAGACGCTACGCAAGAGGATATAGCCGAAATGCAGCGCCTTACCCGAGAGGCGTTGCAAGCCGGAGCGATAGGGTTCTCGACTGGGCGATCGGATGTGCACCGCAGCGCGGATGGCGATTGGACGCCCTCGTCAGAGGCCAGCGCTGCAGAGCTAGAAGGCATAGCGCAGGCGTTTCAAGGCCTCAGTCATGGTGTGTTGCAGGCGGTGAACGATTTTAACCTTGAGCGCGAGGGTGACGCTTTTGACGCCGAATTTGATCTGATCGAGGGGTTTGCAAAAGCGGCAGGCGGGCGTCCGTTCTCGCTGAGTTTAATGCAGCGCGATTTTGCCCCTGATCAGTGGCATCGAATTATTGATCGAACAGAGCGTGCGGTCGAGCAGGGCCTTAACATGCATTTGCAGACCGCACCTCGCGGCATTGGCGTGATTACCGGGTTGCAGTGTACCTTTCACCCTTTTATTGGGTTTCCAAGCTACAAAGCGATTTCCCAGAAGCCCTTGGCAGAGCGGGTGGCGATTATGTCTGACCCCGCGTTTAAGGAGCGCTTGTTGCAAGAAAAGTCTGAAAAAGTAGCGGGTGATGGGACCTCGGTGCCACCCATCACGGACTTGCTGTTGGCCGCGATAGATTATGTAGCGGGTAAAACCTTTCTGCTAGACGATAACCCGAATTACGAGCAAAGCGCTGAGACGTCGGTGTACGCCATGGCGCAAGCGCAGGGGCAGTCGTCTTTGGGCATGCTCTACGACTTGATGTTACAAGATGGCGGTGAGCAGTTGCTGTACTTCCCAATTTACAACTACACGGACATGACCTTCGATGCCGTGCACACAATGATGACGCACCCCCGAGCGATTATGGGTTTGTCGGACGGTGGTGCTCACGTCGGCACTATTTGTGACTCGAGCTTTTCGACGTATTTACTCACCTACTGGGCCAGAGACCGCCAAAGCGGGCCGAAGCTCGCGGTTGAAGAGGCTATTCGAAAACTCACATCAGAACCTGCCGATTACTTGGGTATGTCTGACCGCGGTCGTTTGAGTGTGGGTTTGAAAGCGAATATTAATGTGATCGAGTTTGATCGTTTGCGCTTGTTTGCGCCACAAATGGTCAAAGATCTGCCCGCAGGTGGCCAGCGCCTATTGCAGGATGCCGCGGGCTATCGGTCGATGTTGGTGGCAGGGCGAGAAGTACTCGCGAACGATGTGCTAACGGGTGCTTACCCTGGATCTTTGTATCGAGCAGGGCAGGCGTAACATTACTGTTTGACGTTCTCGCGAACAATGCGCTGTTTTTGTCGGTTCCAGTCGCGCTCTTTGGTTGCATCGCGTTTGTCGTGTGCTTGCTTACCCTGTGCGAGTGCGATTTTTGCCTTGACCAAGTGGCCTTTCCAGTAAAGGCCGGTGCAGACACAAGTTTGGCCTTTTTGCTGAATGGCGGCCAGTATGCGCGCGAGCTCTTTTTTGTGCAGCAATAATTTGCGCGTGCGTGTTGGGTCAGTGACAAAGTGAGTCGATGCCGTGGCGAGTGGCGTGATTTGAGAACCGAGCAAATAGGCTTCGCCATTTTTCATAATGACATAAGAGTCGGTAAGCTGAACCTTGCCCGCGCGCAGACTCTTAACCTCCCAGCCAGTCAATGAGATGCCCGCCTCAAAGTCGTCCAGCAGCTTAAAATCGAAGCTGGCTCGTTTGTTCGAAGCGATTTGGTTACTGCTTTGCTTGGGTTTCTTTTTGCTCATCGGCGCATTATACGTGAACCGCTGGCGCCGCACAGTAATTCTTCTCTTTTCAAAGTGCTTATCCTAGGCCATCCTTAACCGATGGATAGGAGACCCTGATTGTTTTTTATTTCCTCAACACATGATGTCTGGCAATCGAGAACCACGTTCTTTTTTGGCTTGATCGCAGCAACTCTGGGGCTAGGCAATGTCTGGCGCACTGCGGGTTTGGCGGCCGAACACGGAGGCGGCGTGTTTTGGATTGTATATACGCTCTTGATGGTTCTGATCGCTGTGCCTATCGTGTTGTCAGAAGCAGTCGTTGGGCGAGCCGCTAGTGGTGGTGTTGCAAACGCTGTTGAGGTATTTGCACAGCGCTCTGGAACGCCTCGCCGCTGGGGTGGCTTGGGTTTGTTTGCCGCTGCTTCTGCGCTTCTCGCCGCGGTTTCTCTATTGCTGACCTCTGGTTGGGTGATTGCGGTCGGTTTCGATCTGGCTAAAGGTGAGTTTGCCGCGGTCAGCTTGTTGCAGGTCGGAAATTACTTTCAGGCGCTGGATGCCAATCATGACCGTACTCTCGGTCTGAGTTTAAGCGTATTGGCCGGTCTCATTGCGGTATTGATGGTTGGCGTAAAACGCGGCTTGGGCGTCTTTGTATGGCTGGTCAGCTTATTGGTTTTCGCCTTGGTATTTGTGTTGGTCTATCACAGTTTATTGGCAGGCGATGTGGCGGCCGCGGGTACTTATCTGTTCAAGACGGACGCCAACGCAGTAACCTGGAAAACGTTTTTATACGCCCTCATGCAGGCCATGACGACTTTGTGCCTCGGGCTTGGCGTAGTCAGCACTTACGCGACCTATGCGTCCAAAGAAGTCCCTTTAGGCCGCGTGATGCTTGCGATTTGTGTGTTTGATGTCGGTTTTGGGGTGCTGGCTGGCGTGATCGCCTATCCTCTGATTTTTGCTCAAGATATTACTCCCACGGGCGGTTTAAGCCTGCTATTCATTGCGCTCCCGAAGGCTTACGGCAACATTGTTCAAGGTGATTTGATGGGCGGCCTCTACTACCTTATGACGCTGCTTGTCATATCTGGCACTGTCATTGCGCTGCTGCAGGTCGTGGTGACACTTATCATGCAACGGACCCGATTATCACGTTTTGTTGCGGCGCCTTTGGTCGGTCTGTGCGTCGCCGGCTTGCTGTGGGCGATCTATGAGTGGATAGAGTCCCAGACGGGTTACAGCGCGTGGTTAGCTGTGGCCCTGAGTGATCGTTTGCTCAGTACCATACTCCTTCCTTTGGTGGCGCTTGGCTTTGCCTTGTTGGTCGGCTGGCAGGCTAATACGGTGGGTTTGGTGCGAGCCTTGGACCGAGAGAGCCACACATTTATCCGTTTGTGGATGGGTTTGCTGAAATACTTAGTCCCCCTAGCCAGCCTGATTCTGCTGAGCTTGGGGTGGCTGGCGTATTTTTAGCGTGCCGGGGTCCTTGGGAATCGGGTAAAATACGGCATGATAGAAATTAATCGCAGTGCATTGTTGCCATATTCCGCGCGCCAGTTATTTGATTTGGTGTCTGAAATCTCCGCCTATCCTGACTACATTCCTGGCTGTACAGGAGCCAAACTATTAGGTCAGTGGGAGCGCGGTGTAGAGGCAGAGCTGACGGTCTCCGCATTGGGGGTTAAACAGTCGTTCGCAACCCGTAATACGGTGATTGATGGGCAAGAAATCCGCATGGAGTTGTTAAATGGTCCACTGCAACACCTTGTCGGGCGGTGGCTATTTAAACCGCTGTCTGACTCTGCCTGCAAGATCGAACTCAATTTGATATTCGAAACGACAGGTTCCTTAAAAAAAATTGCGGCAAAACAACTGGTTGAACGTACTAGCACCACCGTGGTCGATGCTTTGATTCAACAAGCGCATAAGTTGTTCGGGAGAGCGTCTTGAGCGCGCAAATTACCGTAGAGGTTGCGTATGCCTTGCCAAATAAGCAGCTCATCAAAACCCTTGATGTTCCCGTTGGTACCACAGCTCATCAAGCCGTCAAGCTTTCGGCGATTGCCGAAGCCTTTGATGCGGAGATACCCGAAGATGGCCCTTTGGGTATATTTGGAAAAGCGGTTGCGAATGAGCATGTGTTGCGAGAAGGCGATCGGGTCGAAATATATCGCCCGCTAATTGCTGACCCTAAAGAAGTCCGTAAAGAGCGCGCGGCGAAGGCGCGCATTGCTCGAGCGAAGAATAAACGTTAGTTCGATTCCGTTTCCACGTCTTCGCTGATTTCGCTGCTGGGCGGGATCTTGCTGTCAAAATGGCTTAATACGTCGCCATCGAAGTAAACCGTCAGGCGGTTATCAAGTATCTGTACGTCGCCGCGAGAAAAAACGTAGCGGTAATCCCAACGGTCCTCGTTAAAGGAGTCTTCGACTAGAGGGGTCCCCAGTACAAAGCGCACTTGTCGTCGTGTCATGCCTGGCTTTAGTTGATCAACCATTTCTTGTGTCACAACATTGCCTTGTTCTATGCCGATTCGGTATACGCCCGGGAACCCAACGAAACCACAGCCAGATAGGACAATTGTGGTTATAATGGCGATGAGAATGAGACGCATTGTGAGAAACCTTTAACTATAGTCAGTGCAGTGGCATCATACTGGCCTTAAGCGATAGAGAGAACCCCTAATATGTCTTTTGAAAACCAAGAATTGAAAAAAGCGGGGCTTAAGGTCACATTACCGCGCCTTAAAATCATGCAAATTCTTGAGGCGAGCTCCGAGCAGGGGCAGCACATGAGCGCTGAAGACGTCTACAAGGCCCTCCTTGAAGCTCAAGAAGAAGTGGGGTTGGCAACTGTATACCGGGTTCTCACTCAGTTTGAATCCGCGGGCTTGGTGTCACGCCATAACTTCGAGACGGGCCATTCGGTCTATGAAATTGCGAAAGGCGAGCACCATGACCATATGGTCTGTGTGGATACGGGTGAGGTTATCGAATTCACCGATCCCGTGATTGAAGAGCGCCAGCATCAAATCGCGAAAGAGCACGGGTTTGACTTGGAAGATCATTCCTTAGTGCTCTACGTTCGTAAAAAAAGCCGCTAAGAATATTGCCTCAGTAGCTGCGCTGCGTGCGCCTTGGTCTGATCGGTAATGTTCACTCCGCCGACCATACGGGCTATTTCCTCAACTCGCTGCTCGTTCGAGAGCCGTTCAATGACTGTTCGAACACCGGAATCGTCGTTGTGTTTTGCTATGAGCAGGTGATGGTCGCCTTGGCCTGCCACTTGAGCTAGGTGCGTCACGCACAAAACCTGCGAGTGAGAGGTGAGGCCGTGAAGTCGCTGGCCGACAATGTCCGCCGTCGCGCCGCCAATACCGACATCGACTTCATCAAAAATTAGGGTCGGCGTTACAGCCTGCTGTGCTGTCACGACTTGTATAGCTAGGCTGATGCGAGAGAGTTCACCACCTGACGCAATCTTCGCCAGAGCTTTTAGCTCTCCTTCTCGTTGAGTGGCTATTTTGAATTCGATTTCTTCCGCACCGTAGGGCGATGGGATCTCACTGATATGTGGCGTCAGTGCAATGCCAAAGCGGCACTGGCCCATGGCCAGAGACTGTAACTGATCGTGTACCTCAGATTGCAAATGTTCGGCGGCAGCCTTGCGCTGCCCCGAGAGGGCCTCAGCCGCCCCGCCATAAGCGGCTTGGATGTGTGTTAACTGCCGCTTGAGTTCGGTAATGCGTTCATCTGCACCCAACAGAGCTTCGAGCTCCAGTTCGTAGGTCTGTAATTTTTGGGCAAGCTGGTCAGGCTGGGTACGGTGTTTGCGCGCTAGCTCATAGACCTTATCTAGGCGCTCGGTAATCTCAACCAAGCGCTCGGGGTTTAGTTCTAATTTGTCGGAGCGGCGCTCGATGTCACGACGTGCTTCGTCGACTTGGATGAGAGCAGAGTTCAGGAGTTCATAGGCTTCGCTGGTGAGCCCCGATTTTAGTCCCGATTCGAGTAAGCGTATGGTTTGGCGTAAGCCATCTGATTGTTGCTCACAATGATATGCTGCTTCCGATAACTGCTTGATCAGTGTTTCGCCCTGGCTGAGCAGGTCTTGCTCTTGCTCTAGGCTTTCGAGTTCGTCTGCGCTGAGTATGACGCTTTGCAGTTCCTCCACTTGGTATTCTAAAAAGGCTTTCGCTTCTTGATTGTCAGAGTTGCCTTGGGTAAGTGCATCCAGCTCTTTCTTGACCTCACGGAATTCGTGGGCTAACTCGCGGACTCTGTGCAGGTAAGAGGTGTCGGCAATCAGTGCGTCAAGAATATGTCGGTGTGTCTTTTTATTCATCAGCGATTGGTGTGCGTGCTGACCGTGGATGTCGACCAAAAACTCACCCAGTTCATTGCATTGTTGAGCGGTGCAGGGAACACCATTGATGTACGCTTTGCTTCTACCCTCGCTGGTGACGATACGGCGCAAAACCAAATCGTCATCGCTGTCGAGATGATGCTTTGCCAGCCACGCTTGCGCTTGCGCTAGGCCGTGCAAATCAAAGCTTGCACTGATCTCTGCTTTATCTGCGCCATAACGAACGCTACTAGAGTCGGCTCGGTCGCCCAAGCACAATCCCAGAGCGTCAATTAATATGGATTTGCCCGCGCCCGTTTCGCCCGTAATAACGGTCATGCCGGCGTCGAAATCGATAGCAATATCCTCGACGACAGCAAAATTCTTGATATGAATGTGGGTGAGCATGCGCGGTGTCCTTATAATGCGCTAAGTGGCTACTAAGTCATAGAATACTCACTTAGTATGTCATGAGAAACGGCTGGTGCAAATTGATTCAAAATGGCTGCAATAGACTAGCCTGAATGTGCTGAGTAGGGTATACCTAAGAGTGTTTTAAGAGTAATTAAACGGCATGAAACAAAAAGACGTATCCGAGCGTTCACAACTGGTTTTGCAGGCCTTGGTGAAACGTTATATCCAAGAGGGTGCGCCTGTGGGTTCGAGCACCGTGCGCCAGGAAGCTGGATTGCCTGTTAGTGCGGCAACGGTTCGCAATATCATGTCGGACCTCGAACATAGAGGCTATTTGCACGCTCCGCACACTTCGGCTGGCAGAGTGCCGACGGCTGCGGGCTATCGCTTATACATTGACTCATTGCTGCAGGTGGACATGCCCGATGCGGCAACCTTCCAAGCTCTGCAAAATGAATTGAGTCCCGATCGCAGCTCCCGTGACCTAGTGCAAGTCACCTCCAATCTGCTGGCCGATATCACGGCTCAAGCCGGGCTAGTGACCGTGCCCCGGCCTGACTCAGCACAGTTTCGGCAAGTCGAGTTTTTGCCGCTGTCGGGCAATCGTGTCCTGGTGATTTTGGTCCTGAATCAGCACGAAGTGCAGAATAAAATTATCCACACACATCAAGAGTTTGACGCTGACCAACTGCGCAGTGCTGCGGCGATGATCAACGAGCGTTTCTCGGGACGGAGCTTTCAAGACATTGAGGGCATCATTGCTCAAGAGTTGCGAGAAGCAAAGTCTCGTATCGATCGCTACATGGAAGAAACCCTAGCCTTCGCAAATAAGGCGCTGCACGTAGGTCAATCGAGTACAGAAGATTATCTCATGGCCGGTGAATCTAGGTTGCTAGAGTCCGCTTCGCCCGAGGAGCTCGAGCATCTAAAAAGTTTGTTCCAAGCTCTTGAGAGCAAAAAAGATGTGCTGCATTTGCTAGAGCGTTCCTCGGCTGCAGAGGGCGTTAAGATTTTTATCGGTGAAGAGGCGGGTTTCAACGCTTTGGGTAATTTCTCGTTGGTGACTGCACCCTACGGCGATGGCAAAAAGACGCTGGGTGTTTTGGGCGTCATTGGTCCGAAACGTATGGAGTACAGCCGCGTGATTCCCATTGTTGATCTTACTGCCCGAATGCTCAGCCAGGCTTTGTCGAATTAAAGCCTTGAAAAAACTCAGTTCGTCCCCAAATCACAGGCAGTGTTTTGTTTTTAATTTGATGTGATGAATAGGGGAAAGCCGTGAGTGACCAAAAAGACCACGAACAACCTGAAGTAAACTTAGAAAACGTGCAGGTAGAAGCCGTTGAAACCGCTGATACCGAGCAGCCTGCAGCGGCCGAGCAAATCAGTCCAGAACAGCAAATCGAGGCGTTAGAGCAAGCGCTAGGCGAAGCCAAAGAGGCGGTTTTGCGTGCTCAGGCGGACGCGATTAACGCTCAGCGCCGCGCTGAAAAAGAGATTGAAAAGGCGCGTAAATTTGCGCTTGAGGGGTTCTCGCGCGAAGTCCTCGTCGTCGCTGATAATCTTGAGCGTGCCCTCAGCGTGGTAAATCCCGAAGATGAGTCGGTCAAGCCGATCGTCGAAGGCATTGAGCTCACATTGAAGAGCTTTTCTGACGTGCTCGCCAAATTCAACGTGGAAGCGGTAGATCCCCACGGCGAGCCTTTTGATCCTCAAGTACACCAAGCGATGAGTATGGTGCCCAATCCAGAGGTTGAGCCCAACACTGTGATTGCTGTTATGCAAAAGGGTTACACCTTGAATGGGCGCCTCATTCGCCCCGCTATGGTTATGGTCAGCAAAGCAGATTAAGCCTTTTTTCTCAGGGCCCCTTGAAATAAACGAGCGTGGGCCCATATAGATACCAACGAAATGTAAAGTGCTTTACGAGAGCACGAGTAGGAGAAATATTATGGGTAAAATTATTGGAATCGACTTAGGCACGACGAACTCATGTGTCGCAGTTATGGATGGCGATAAGCCTCGCGTTATCGAGAATTCAGAGGGTGATCGCACCACGCCATCAATCATTGGTTATACCGAAGACGGTGAAATTCTGGTCGGGCAGAGCGCAAAACGTCAGGCCGTTACCAACCCCAAGAACACATTGTTTGCGGTCAAGCGCTTAATCGGTCGCAAGTTCAGTGACGATGTCGTTCAAAAAGATATCAAGATGGTGCCTTATTCGATCGTGGGTGCAGATAACGGCGATGCTTGGGTTGAAGTCAAAGGCAAGAAAATGGCGCCTCCGCAAGTGTCTGCACAAGTTCTGATGAAAATGAAGAAAACCGCGGAGGAGTATTTGGGTGAACCTGTTACCGAGGCGGTCATCACCGTGCCCGCTTACTTCAACGATTCGCAGCGTCAGGCGACCAAAGACGCCGGTAAAATTGCTGGTCTAGAAGTCAAGCGTATTATCAACGAGCCAACTGCTGCCGCTCTTGCCTATGGCATGGATAAAGTCAGTGGAGACAACGTTGTTGCGGTTTATGACTTGGGTGGCGGCACCTTCGACATCTCTATCATTGAGATTGCTGAAGTCGACGGTGAGCACCAGTTTGAAGTGCTGGCGACAAATGGTGATACTTTCTTGGGTGGTGAAGATTTCGACCTTCGCTTGATTGAATACTTGGCGGCTGAGTTCAAGAAAGAGAACGGCATTGACTTGCACAACGATCCGCTAGCCCTGCAGCGCCTTAAAGAAGCCGCTGAGAAGGCGAAGATCGAGCTGTCTAGCTCACAACAGACTGAAGTTAACTTGCCTTACATCACGGCAGATGCGACAGGTCCCAAGCACTTGGTCGTGAAGCTGTCACGCAGCAAGCTAGAGTCATTGGTTGAAGATCTTGTTAAGCGTTCTTTGGAGCCCGTAAAGGTTGCATTGAAGGATGCGGGTCTTAGCCCAAGCGAAATCAACGACGTGATCTTGGTAGGTGGTCAAACCCGCATGCCTTTGGTCCAAAAAGCGGTCACTGATTTCTTCGGTAAAGAGCCCCGCCGCGACGTTAACCCTGACGAGGCGGTCGCGGTAGGTGCATCAATCCAGGGTGCGGTACTGTCGGGTGATGTGAAAGACGTACTGCTACTAGACGTGACGCCTTTGACTTTGGGTATCGAAACGATGGGTGGTGTGGCTACACCGCTGATCGAGAAGAATACGACTATTCCAACGAAAAAGTCGCAGGTTTTCTCGACAGCGGATGACAACCAAACCGCAGTTACCATTCACGTGGTGCAGGGCGAACGTAAGCAAGCGGCGCAAAATAAATCTTTGGGGCGCTTTGACTTGGCGGATATCCCGCCCGCACCTCGCGGCATGCCACAGATCGAAGTGACTTTCGATTTGGATGCCAATGGTATTTTGAATGTGTCGGCGAAAGATAAGGCGACGGGCAAAGAGCAATCAATCCGTATTACTGCGTCTAGCGGCTTGTCGGATGACGAAATCGAAGCCATGGTGCGCGATGCCGAGGCGAATGCCGAAGCCGATGCAAAATTCGAAGCCCTGATTGCAGCGCGCAACAGTTGTGAAGGTATGGTGCACGCCGCGAAAAACACCTTGAAAGAAGCTGCAGAGCACGCGACAGATGAAGAGAAATCGGCGATTGAAGCGGCTATTGCAGAAGCAGAAGAGGCGTTGAAAGGCGACGATAAGGATGCTATCGAAGCCGCCGCGGCTAAAGTGACTGAGGCAACGAGCCCTGTCGCTCAGAAGATGTATCAAGCGCAAGCCGCCGCCGGCGAGCAAGCGCAAGGTGCTGATGCGCAAGATACCGCCGACGATGCCGTAGACGCTGAGTTCGAAGAAGTGAAAGACGACAAGAAGTAATCTTCTGTCGAAACGGACTCGACACCCAGTGTCGGTGTACAATGAACCATCAGCGCGGGTCTTAGTGCCCGCGTTGTTGTAATTGGATTATTAAAGACAGCGTGTGCTGTTGCTAACTAAATGCGATTGAGTTGTCATGTCAAAACGCGATTATTATGAAGTGCTAGGGGTTGCTCAAAACGCCGACGAGAAGGACATTAAAAAGGCCTATCGTCGTATAGCGATGAAATTCCACCCCGATCGAAACTCGGACGACCCCAAAGCCGATGAAAAATTTAAAGAAGCAACTGAGGCCTACGAAGTTTTAACGGACAAAGAAAAGCGGTCTGCTTATGACCGTTTTGGTCACGCGGCGGTCGATGGTTCAGCAGGCGGTGGCGGTGGTGGTTTCAGTGACGGTGGCTTTGGGGATATTTTCGGAGATGTCTTTGGCGATATTTTCGGTGGTGGTCGCGGTCGCTCATCGGGCCCGCAGCGCGGTTCGGACTTGCGTTACACGCTAGACATTTCGCTTGAAGATGCCGTTAACGGTAAAACCGTTGAAATCAAGGTGCCGACACTGGATTCGTGTGACACTTGCGATGGGTCAGGCGCTAAGCCAGGCTCTAGCCCCAAAACTTGCGATACGTGTGGCGGTGTGGGGCAGGTTCGTATGCAGCAGGGCTTTTTCCAAGTTCAGCAGACCTGCCCGAGCTGTCGCGGGCGCGGTAAGACGATCAGCGATCCTTGTGGAAGTTGCCGGGGTCAAGGGCGAGTGGAGCGCACTAAAACCTTATCGGTTAAAGTCCCACCGGGCGTCGATACCGGCGATCGTATACGCTTGTCTGGCGAGGGCGAGGCTGGACCTAACGGCGGTCCAAAAGGCGATCTGTTTGTCGAGATGTCGGTGCGACAGCACCCTATCTTTGAGCGTGATGGCAAGCACTTGTATTGTGATGTGCCGATTACTTTTGCCGACGCGGCCTTGGGTGGCGAGCTTGAGGTGCCGACGCTTGAAGGGCGCGTTAAGTTGAAGATTCCAGAGGGGACTCAAACGGGTAAACTGTTCCGCCTGCGCGGGAAGGGTGTAAAACCTGTTCGCGGCGGTGCGGTGGGTGATTTATTATGCCGTGTCACGGTAGAAACCCCGGTAGAACTAAGCAAGCATCAAAAAGAGCTACTGCAGGCGTTTCAAGCGAGCTTAACCGAGGGTGGTAAAAAACAGTCGCCCAAGCAAACAAGTTGGTTTGAAGGCGTCAAAAACTTTTTTGACGATATGAAATTATGAGTATTCGAGTAGGTGTTATCGGCGCGGCAGGCCGAATGGGACGGACGCTGATTGAGGCCCTTGCTCAGCACGAGGGTTTAACCTTGGCGGGTGCAACCGAACGACCAGAGAGTTCTTTAATTGGCGCAGACGCTGGCGAACTCGCGGGTCTCGGCAAGCTGGGTGTCGCTATCGCCGGGTCGGTACAAGATATCGTGGCTGATATTGATGTCTTGATCGACTTTTCATCGCCGTCAGCAACACTGGACCATTTAAAAGCCTGTAAATCCAGCGGCACCGCAATTGTGATCGGAACAACGGGCTTTACCGTGGAGCAAGAATCTCAGATTACGGCTGCCGCACAGCACATTCCAGTGTGCAAAGCCTCTAACTTCAGCACCGGTGTCAATTTGTGCTTTAAGTTGCTCGATATGGCAGCGCGCGTATTGGGCGATGATGTTGATATTGAAGTCATCGAGGCGCATCACCGGCACAAAGTGGATGCACCCTCCGGCACGGCTTTGAGCATGGGCGGTGTGGTCGCCAATGCCTTAGGGCGTGATTTGGCTGAGGTGGCCGTTTATGGTCGTGAGGGGCAAACCGGTGCGCGCGACCGAGATACCATTGGGTTTGCAACTGTCCGCGCAGGCGATATCGTTGGTGATCACACCGTGCTGTTCGCCGCAGAGGGTGAACGGGTAGAGATCACGCATAAAGCATCAAGCCGAAT
This region includes:
- a CDS encoding RnfH family protein — its product is MSAQITVEVAYALPNKQLIKTLDVPVGTTAHQAVKLSAIAEAFDAEIPEDGPLGIFGKAVANEHVLREGDRVEIYRPLIADPKEVRKERAAKARIARAKNKR
- the grpE gene encoding nucleotide exchange factor GrpE; protein product: MSDQKDHEQPEVNLENVQVEAVETADTEQPAAAEQISPEQQIEALEQALGEAKEAVLRAQADAINAQRRAEKEIEKARKFALEGFSREVLVVADNLERALSVVNPEDESVKPIVEGIELTLKSFSDVLAKFNVEAVDPHGEPFDPQVHQAMSMVPNPEVEPNTVIAVMQKGYTLNGRLIRPAMVMVSKAD
- a CDS encoding outer membrane protein assembly factor BamE yields the protein MRLILIAIITTIVLSGCGFVGFPGVYRIGIEQGNVVTQEMVDQLKPGMTRRQVRFVLGTPLVEDSFNEDRWDYRYVFSRGDVQILDNRLTVYFDGDVLSHFDSKIPPSSEISEDVETESN
- the recN gene encoding DNA repair protein RecN, yielding MLTHIHIKNFAVVEDIAIDFDAGMTVITGETGAGKSILIDALGLCLGDRADSSSVRYGADKAEISASFDLHGLAQAQAWLAKHHLDSDDDLVLRRIVTSEGRSKAYINGVPCTAQQCNELGEFLVDIHGQHAHQSLMNKKTHRHILDALIADTSYLHRVRELAHEFREVKKELDALTQGNSDNQEAKAFLEYQVEELQSVILSADELESLEQEQDLLSQGETLIKQLSEAAYHCEQQSDGLRQTIRLLESGLKSGLTSEAYELLNSALIQVDEARRDIERRSDKLELNPERLVEITERLDKVYELARKHRTQPDQLAQKLQTYELELEALLGADERITELKRQLTHIQAAYGGAAEALSGQRKAAAEHLQSEVHDQLQSLAMGQCRFGIALTPHISEIPSPYGAEEIEFKIATQREGELKALAKIASGGELSRISLAIQVVTAQQAVTPTLIFDEVDVGIGGATADIVGQRLHGLTSHSQVLCVTHLAQVAGQGDHHLLIAKHNDDSGVRTVIERLSNEQRVEEIARMVGGVNITDQTKAHAAQLLRQYS
- the fur gene encoding ferric iron uptake transcriptional regulator — encoded protein: MSFENQELKKAGLKVTLPRLKIMQILEASSEQGQHMSAEDVYKALLEAQEEVGLATVYRVLTQFESAGLVSRHNFETGHSVYEIAKGEHHDHMVCVDTGEVIEFTDPVIEERQHQIAKEHGFDLEDHSLVLYVRKKSR
- a CDS encoding sodium-dependent transporter, which codes for MFFISSTHDVWQSRTTFFFGLIAATLGLGNVWRTAGLAAEHGGGVFWIVYTLLMVLIAVPIVLSEAVVGRAASGGVANAVEVFAQRSGTPRRWGGLGLFAAASALLAAVSLLLTSGWVIAVGFDLAKGEFAAVSLLQVGNYFQALDANHDRTLGLSLSVLAGLIAVLMVGVKRGLGVFVWLVSLLVFALVFVLVYHSLLAGDVAAAGTYLFKTDANAVTWKTFLYALMQAMTTLCLGLGVVSTYATYASKEVPLGRVMLAICVFDVGFGVLAGVIAYPLIFAQDITPTGGLSLLFIALPKAYGNIVQGDLMGGLYYLMTLLVISGTVIALLQVVVTLIMQRTRLSRFVAAPLVGLCVAGLLWAIYEWIESQTGYSAWLAVALSDRLLSTILLPLVALGFALLVGWQANTVGLVRALDRESHTFIRLWMGLLKYLVPLASLILLSLGWLAYF
- the hrcA gene encoding heat-inducible transcriptional repressor HrcA, coding for MKQKDVSERSQLVLQALVKRYIQEGAPVGSSTVRQEAGLPVSAATVRNIMSDLEHRGYLHAPHTSAGRVPTAAGYRLYIDSLLQVDMPDAATFQALQNELSPDRSSRDLVQVTSNLLADITAQAGLVTVPRPDSAQFRQVEFLPLSGNRVLVILVLNQHEVQNKIIHTHQEFDADQLRSAAAMINERFSGRSFQDIEGIIAQELREAKSRIDRYMEETLAFANKALHVGQSSTEDYLMAGESRLLESASPEELEHLKSLFQALESKKDVLHLLERSSAAEGVKIFIGEEAGFNALGNFSLVTAPYGDGKKTLGVLGVIGPKRMEYSRVIPIVDLTARMLSQALSN
- a CDS encoding type II toxin-antitoxin system RatA family toxin; this translates as MIEINRSALLPYSARQLFDLVSEISAYPDYIPGCTGAKLLGQWERGVEAELTVSALGVKQSFATRNTVIDGQEIRMELLNGPLQHLVGRWLFKPLSDSACKIELNLIFETTGSLKKIAAKQLVERTSTTVVDALIQQAHKLFGRAS
- a CDS encoding N-acyl-D-amino-acid deacylase family protein, whose amino-acid sequence is MEFDLIIKNGTVIDGTGAAAFKADVAVRDGLIAAVGHDLGAAKKEIDAQGCIVTPGFIDIHTHYDGQVTWDKDMRPSVNHGVSTVVMGSCGVGFAPVRPSDHEKLIRLMEGVEDIPGSALAEGLTWDWETLPEYMDSIAAKPHTIDVAVQVTHDPLRVYVMGDRAVSDQDATQEDIAEMQRLTREALQAGAIGFSTGRSDVHRSADGDWTPSSEASAAELEGIAQAFQGLSHGVLQAVNDFNLEREGDAFDAEFDLIEGFAKAAGGRPFSLSLMQRDFAPDQWHRIIDRTERAVEQGLNMHLQTAPRGIGVITGLQCTFHPFIGFPSYKAISQKPLAERVAIMSDPAFKERLLQEKSEKVAGDGTSVPPITDLLLAAIDYVAGKTFLLDDNPNYEQSAETSVYAMAQAQGQSSLGMLYDLMLQDGGEQLLYFPIYNYTDMTFDAVHTMMTHPRAIMGLSDGGAHVGTICDSSFSTYLLTYWARDRQSGPKLAVEEAIRKLTSEPADYLGMSDRGRLSVGLKANINVIEFDRLRLFAPQMVKDLPAGGQRLLQDAAGYRSMLVAGREVLANDVLTGAYPGSLYRAGQA
- the smpB gene encoding SsrA-binding protein SmpB translates to MSKKKPKQSSNQIASNKRASFDFKLLDDFEAGISLTGWEVKSLRAGKVQLTDSYVIMKNGEAYLLGSQITPLATASTHFVTDPTRTRKLLLHKKELARILAAIQQKGQTCVCTGLYWKGHLVKAKIALAQGKQAHDKRDATKERDWNRQKQRIVRENVKQ